DNA sequence from the Podospora pseudocomata strain CBS 415.72m chromosome 2 map unlocalized CBS415.72m_2.2, whole genome shotgun sequence genome:
GATGTTCCCCAACTGGACATGCTTGGGAAAGCCAACATCATAGAACCACTCAAACAGCTGATCCGACAAGACCATCCCGGTGCACGACACCGTCTCCAACGAACTCAGAtccgccatctccctcggTGAGATGCCGGCCTTGGCCAACTCAAACATCCACCTCGGGGAAATGCCCAGCTTTGTCGCCTTGTGCTTCGCAGCCAGTTCCACCAAGATCTTCGCATCCGGCTGGAAAGGCGACCCATCATAGAATATCGCCttccccccaaacaacaacgaccCAACATTCGCCAGATACATGATCCACCCCGTCGTGGTATACTGCAACGTAACACTGTCCGGCCCAATCTGCTCGTGCAGCCTCCCCTCCTTGAAATAATTAATCAATATCCCCCCAACCGAGTGCACAATCGCCTTTGGCGTCCCCGTCGTCCCGCTGCTATAGCAAACCAACAACGGCTCacaaaacccaaccctcacaaACCCCGGCGGTGTCGGATTCCTCCCCGCCGCACCAACAAACTCATCCAGCGTCATCGCCCTCGGAACCTTCCTCAcatccctcgcctcctcaaacctcctgatggccaccacccccttgaAATTCTTGCAGTtacccaacccagccacaacctcccccatcttcccccgCAAGTCCACCACCCTGCCATTGTACAAAGCAGCATCATCCATAAACACCCAAACCGGATCAACCTGCTCCGCCCTCTGCAGtatccccttcacccccataTCCGTCGAACTACTACTAAACACCGCGCCCACCCACGTGGTAGCCAGATAAACAAGCAGCGTCTCGATAGAATTAGCCCCCACAATAACGACCCtatcccccttcttcaccccccgTTTCAGCATCGCggccgccaacctccccgctTCTTTCCTAACTTCCCCGTACGTCACCTCCCTTGTCTCTGATCCCCCCTCCCTGACCTCCACAACAGCGACTTTGTCGTCTTCTTTGTGTTTGGTTGATCGCTGCCCGTTTCTGGGGTCACGGGAGAAGAGCATGTTCTCTGCGAAATTGAGGCCGACACCTTCAAACCAGACGGGGACTTGGTCGATTGTGGCTGTTTCGTCCACCACGGTGGTGTACGACCCCGAGTAGAGGTAGTCTGAGGCCTCGAAAACCGCAGACCAGAAGAGGGACcgttgggagagggagaactGGTGGAGGTCGGAGAAGGACGACagggagaggttgtgttGGCGGTTGAGGGAGCGCATGAAGCGGTGCATGAGGGTTGTTTCCGGGGCGGGGTGCTCCCAAAGCTTgcgggggatggggtgtggtgtggtCAT
Encoded proteins:
- a CDS encoding uncharacterized protein (EggNog:ENOG503NU7T; COG:I), with the protein product MTTPHPIPRKLWEHPAPETTLMHRFMRSLNRQHNLSLSSFSDLHQFSLSQRSLFWSAVFEASDYLYSGSYTTVVDETATIDQVPVWFEGVGLNFAENMLFSRDPRNGQRSTKHKEDDKVAVVEVREGGSETREVTYGEVRKEAGRLAAAMLKRGVKKGDRVVIVGANSIETLLVYLATTWVGAVFSSSSTDMGVKGILQRAEQVDPVWVFMDDAALYNGRVVDLRGKMGEVVAGLGNCKNFKGVVAIRRFEEARDVRKVPRAMTLDEFVGAAGRNPTPPGFVRVGFCEPLLVCYSSGTTGTPKAIVHSVGGILINYFKEGRLHEQIGPDSVTLQYTTTGWIMYLANVGSLLFGGKAIFYDGSPFQPDAKILVELAAKHKATKLGISPRWMFELAKAGISPREMADLSSLETVSCTGMVLSDQLFEWFYDVGFPKHVQLGNISGGTDIAGCFGIMNPLTPVYVGGTQGPSLGVHVAIYDSLLPDGEPGVEVPHGTPGELVAVKPFPNIPCAFWGDKLPVASPGSKYHSSYFNRFPGVWAHGDFCVIHPVTGNISFLGRADGVLNPSGVRFGSAEIYGVVERWFADKIQDSLCVGQRRKQDADESVMLFLLMKPGHKFTRELVNELRKKISDDLSKRHVPKYIFETPEIPTTINLKKVELPVKQIVSGQTIKASGTLANPQSLDFYYQFAKVEELVGPKEKL